A single region of the Bacteroides luhongzhouii genome encodes:
- the rhaT gene encoding L-rhamnose/proton symporter RhaT yields the protein MEILIGLLIIAIGSFCQSSSYVPIKKVKEWSWESFWLIQGVFAWLVFPFLGSLLGVPQESSLFDLWGAGGAGMSIFYGILWGVGGLTFGLSMRYLGVALGQSISLGTCAGFGTLLPALFAGTNLFEGNGLILLLGVCITLAGIAIIGYAGSLRAQNMSEEEKRAAVKDFALTKGLLVALLAGVMSACFALGLDAGTPIKEAALAGGVEGLYAGLPVIFLVTFGGFLTNAAYCLQQNVANKSMGDYAKGKVWGNNLVFCALAGVLWYMQFFGLEMGKSFLTESPVLLAFSWCILMALNVTFSNVWGIILKEWKGVSNKTITVLIAGLIVLVFSLVFPNLF from the coding sequence ATGGAAATCTTAATCGGCTTATTGATTATAGCTATCGGTAGCTTTTGCCAGTCCAGTTCTTATGTACCTATTAAGAAGGTAAAGGAATGGAGCTGGGAAAGCTTCTGGTTAATACAAGGTGTATTTGCCTGGTTAGTGTTCCCGTTCCTGGGTTCACTGCTGGGTGTACCCCAAGAGAGCAGTTTGTTCGACTTGTGGGGAGCGGGAGGTGCTGGAATGAGCATCTTTTATGGTATATTGTGGGGAGTAGGAGGTTTGACTTTCGGACTTTCCATGCGCTATTTGGGTGTTGCGCTCGGACAAAGTATCTCACTGGGTACTTGTGCCGGTTTCGGTACCCTTCTTCCGGCTCTTTTTGCTGGTACAAATTTGTTTGAAGGTAACGGGCTGATTCTTTTATTGGGTGTTTGCATCACGTTGGCAGGTATTGCTATTATCGGGTATGCCGGTAGTTTGCGTGCACAAAACATGAGTGAAGAAGAAAAACGTGCTGCCGTAAAAGACTTTGCGTTGACAAAAGGGTTACTGGTCGCACTCTTGGCTGGTGTCATGAGTGCCTGCTTTGCTTTGGGACTGGATGCAGGAACACCTATTAAAGAAGCCGCTTTGGCTGGTGGAGTGGAAGGACTTTATGCTGGTCTTCCGGTTATCTTCCTGGTTACGTTTGGCGGCTTCCTGACAAATGCAGCTTACTGTTTGCAACAGAATGTGGCTAATAAATCGATGGGTGACTATGCTAAAGGAAAAGTGTGGGGCAATAATCTAGTATTCTGTGCATTGGCTGGTGTACTATGGTATATGCAGTTCTTCGGGCTGGAAATGGGTAAGAGCTTTCTTACGGAAAGCCCGGTACTGTTGGCTTTCTCCTGGTGTATCCTGATGGCATTGAATGTAACTTTTAGTAATGTTTGGGGAATAATTCTGAAAGAATGGAAAGGTGTGTCAAACAAGACCATAACTGTGCTGATAGCTGGTCTGATCGTACTTGTCTTCTCTTTAGTGTTCCCAAATTTGTTTTAA
- the rhaD gene encoding rhamnulose-1-phosphate aldolase: MKSILENRPALAKEVNKVAEVAGYLWQKGWAERNGGNITVNITEFVDDEIRQMKPISEVKSIGVTLPYLKGCYFYCKGTNKRMRDLARWPMENGSVIRILDDCASYVIIADEAVAPTSELPSHLSVHNDLLSKNSPYKASVHTHPIELIAMTHCPKFLEKDVATNLLWSMIPETKAFCPRGLGIIPYQLPSSVELAEATIKELQDYDVVMWEKHGVFAVDCDAMQAFDQIDVLNKSALIYIAAKNMGFEPDGMSQEQMKEMSVAFNLPK, from the coding sequence ATGAAATCAATTTTAGAGAATCGTCCGGCACTTGCCAAAGAAGTAAACAAGGTAGCAGAAGTTGCCGGATACTTGTGGCAAAAAGGATGGGCTGAACGTAATGGTGGTAATATCACTGTTAATATCACAGAGTTTGTAGACGATGAAATCCGTCAGATGAAGCCGATCAGCGAAGTAAAATCTATCGGTGTGACTCTTCCTTATCTGAAAGGCTGCTATTTCTACTGCAAGGGAACTAATAAACGCATGCGTGATTTAGCCCGCTGGCCGATGGAAAATGGTTCGGTAATCCGTATCCTGGATGACTGTGCCAGCTATGTGATTATTGCGGATGAAGCTGTAGCTCCGACATCGGAACTGCCTTCTCACTTGAGCGTACACAATGACCTGTTGAGCAAAAACTCTCCTTATAAGGCATCTGTACATACACATCCGATTGAACTGATTGCTATGACACATTGTCCGAAGTTTCTGGAAAAAGATGTGGCTACCAATCTGTTGTGGAGTATGATTCCTGAAACAAAGGCATTCTGCCCGCGTGGTTTGGGTATCATTCCTTATCAATTGCCTAGCTCAGTGGAATTGGCTGAAGCTACCATCAAAGAACTGCAGGACTACGATGTTGTGATGTGGGAGAAGCATGGCGTATTTGCGGTAGATTGCGATGCGATGCAGGCGTTCGATCAGATTGACGTACTCAATAAGTCGGCTCTGATTTATATCGCAGCTAAAAATATGGGCTTCGAACCGGATGGTATGAGTCAGGAACAGATGAAAGAAATGTCAGTAGCTTTCAATCTTCCTAAATAA
- the fucO gene encoding lactaldehyde reductase has translation MNRIILNETSYFGAGCRSVIAVEAARRGFKKAFFVTDKDLIKFGVAAEIIKVFDENQIPYELYSDVKANPTIANVQNGVAAYKASGADFIVALGGGSSIDTAKGIGIVVNNPDFADVKSLEGVADTKHKAVPTFALPTTAGTAAEVTINYVIIDEDARKKMVCVDPNDIPAVAIVDPELMYSMPKGLTAATGMDALTHAIESYITPGAWVMSDMFELKAIEMIAQNLKAAVDNGKDVAAREAMSQAQYIAGMGFSNVGLGIVHSMAHPLGAFYDTPHGVANALLLPYVMEYNAESPAAPKYIHIAKAMGVDTAGMSEAEGVRAAIEAVKALSVSINIPQKLHEINVKEEDIPALAVAAFNDVCTGGNPRPTSIEDIEALYRKAF, from the coding sequence ATGAATCGCATTATTTTAAATGAAACTTCTTACTTCGGTGCCGGATGCCGTAGTGTTATTGCTGTGGAAGCAGCCAGACGTGGCTTTAAGAAAGCCTTTTTTGTAACGGATAAAGACCTGATCAAGTTTGGGGTGGCTGCCGAAATCATTAAAGTATTTGATGAGAACCAGATTCCTTACGAACTTTATAGTGATGTAAAAGCTAATCCCACTATTGCAAATGTACAAAACGGTGTGGCTGCATACAAAGCCTCCGGAGCCGATTTTATCGTTGCTTTGGGCGGCGGCTCTTCCATCGATACTGCCAAAGGAATCGGTATTGTTGTGAACAATCCGGATTTTGCAGACGTGAAATCTCTGGAAGGGGTAGCCGATACCAAACATAAAGCGGTGCCTACTTTCGCGCTGCCTACTACTGCCGGAACAGCTGCCGAGGTAACTATCAATTACGTGATTATTGATGAAGATGCCCGCAAGAAAATGGTTTGTGTAGATCCGAACGATATTCCTGCCGTAGCTATCGTAGACCCCGAACTGATGTACTCAATGCCAAAAGGACTGACTGCTGCTACAGGTATGGATGCTTTGACTCATGCCATCGAAAGTTATATCACTCCGGGTGCCTGGGTAATGAGCGATATGTTCGAATTGAAAGCCATTGAAATGATTGCTCAAAACTTGAAGGCAGCTGTGGATAATGGTAAAGATGTGGCAGCCCGCGAAGCTATGTCACAGGCACAATATATTGCCGGTATGGGATTCTCGAATGTCGGTTTAGGAATTGTTCACTCGATGGCTCATCCGTTAGGTGCGTTCTATGATACTCCTCATGGAGTAGCTAATGCCTTATTGTTGCCGTATGTGATGGAATACAACGCTGAATCTCCGGCAGCACCGAAATATATCCATATTGCGAAAGCAATGGGAGTAGACACTGCCGGAATGAGTGAAGCGGAGGGAGTAAGAGCTGCCATTGAGGCGGTGAAAGCACTTTCTGTCAGCATCAATATACCGCAGAAATTACATGAAATCAATGTGAAGGAAGAAGATATTCCTGCACTGGCTGTAGCCGCTTTCAATGATGTTTGCACAGGTGGTAATCCTCGTCCCACTTCAATAGAAGATATCGAAGCTCTATATCGCAAAGCTTTCTAA
- a CDS encoding hybrid sensor histidine kinase/response regulator transcription factor, with protein MRGQKLSNIHFLILLSLFGFVSPLQSQEYKFRTLGVEDGLSQITVSDICQDEKSRIWIATLDGLNCFDGNHIKVFNHFHNDSISYGNLYVTQMVEDGQGSLFLLTSTGLFQFDLETEKYYILPVSSPSTLAKGKLGVWIAEGGKLFLYDKNTRSVKPMYADLHLPDSGPTMVEGSEGNLWVALKDGGVMRVDTCGSMSLHLPGVKVMKLIKSNDQNIWIGSQDHGVFCFSPQGAVIHHYEYNDKSVYTVRDDMARALCQDLEGNIWVGYRSGLSKIEVATGKIYHYQADPNRVGAMSNRSVTSLYTDKQGTVWVGTYWGGVNFFSPEYQHFVHYHASDTGLSFPVVGAMAEDKSGNIWICTEGGGLDLYQPEQGTFKHFNAHTGYHFSTDYLKDVVFDEVNNCLWIAADFTNKVNCFHLDNYRNDIYDLEPLGEESVGEALFALADTPRKLYVGTTSAVVSLDKQTLKTEVLLHQKELFTHNYNTLLLDSKNRLWFASDDGCVAYVIDEGRFETYRISLKKQVRSQKELVNVIYEDRKGNIWVGTHGNGLFLLDKKDRLFRLHTSESVLSGENIRVLGETPSGNLLIGTGHGLSMLEQKDGKVINFNSKTGFPLTLVNRKSMHVSRNHDIYMGGATGLVTIRESSLSYPPKIYDLELAHLYVNNKEITTGDQTGILNKSFAYTDRIKLNYLQNVFSIGFSTDNFLHIGGGEVEYRLIGSNDEWSENRLGNDITYTNISPGDYVFEIRLKNFPEVIRSLHITITPPFYATWWAYTIYICVILTILFFVVREYRIRLFLKTSLDFELREKQYIEEMNQSKLRFFTNISHEIRTPITLILGQVDLLLNSGKLSTYAYSKLLNIHKNAGNLKSLITELLDFRKQEQGLLKLKVSQFDLHSLLEEHYVLFKELAANRNISFVLHAECEQCLVWGDRMQLQKVVNNLLSNAFKYTSDGGSISMELADGTDECMFSVSDNGAGISEEDYVKIFERFYQVENIGQYGGTGIGLALSQGIVKAHQGDITVESQLGKGSCFKVTLKKGDAHFDSSVARVEPEQDKEYIYYSEDKELLVKEVQSAQSESGTTDCKLLVIDDNEEIRNILVDIFSPLYTVETASDGEEGYEKVKMMQPDLVISDIMMPGMPGTELCAKIKNNIETCHIPVVLLTALSAPERELEGLRIGADIYVVKPFNMRRLVMQCNNLINTRRLLQNKYAHQLDSKAEKIATNELDQKFIEQATQVVEDNMENPEFSVDVFSREMGVGRTVLFQKIKGITGSTPNNFIMNLRLKKAAYFLLNAPEMNISDIAYRLGFGNPQYFNKCFKELFDIAPTQYRKAHNTSSEPSVK; from the coding sequence ATGCGCGGACAAAAACTATCTAATATCCATTTTCTTATTCTGCTATCTCTTTTTGGATTTGTATCCCCTCTTCAATCACAGGAATATAAGTTCAGAACATTAGGTGTGGAGGATGGATTGTCGCAAATAACGGTGAGCGATATTTGCCAGGATGAGAAGTCGCGTATATGGATTGCCACGCTGGATGGTTTGAATTGTTTCGATGGCAATCATATCAAAGTCTTTAATCATTTTCATAACGACTCCATCAGTTATGGTAATTTATATGTGACTCAGATGGTGGAAGACGGTCAGGGGAGTCTTTTTCTCTTGACTTCTACCGGACTTTTTCAGTTCGACCTTGAAACGGAGAAATATTATATTCTTCCGGTGTCTTCTCCTTCCACTCTTGCCAAAGGAAAGCTGGGAGTGTGGATTGCAGAAGGGGGAAAACTCTTCTTGTATGATAAGAATACCCGTTCCGTGAAACCAATGTATGCGGACTTACATTTGCCGGATAGTGGGCCGACGATGGTGGAAGGTTCGGAAGGAAATCTTTGGGTTGCTTTGAAGGATGGTGGGGTGATGCGTGTAGATACTTGTGGATCGATGTCGCTTCATTTGCCCGGAGTCAAGGTGATGAAACTGATAAAAAGTAACGATCAGAATATTTGGATCGGTTCGCAGGATCATGGCGTTTTCTGTTTTTCACCTCAAGGTGCAGTCATACATCACTATGAATATAATGACAAGAGTGTTTACACGGTCCGGGATGATATGGCAAGAGCGTTATGTCAGGATTTGGAAGGGAATATATGGGTAGGTTATAGAAGTGGATTGAGCAAGATTGAAGTGGCTACCGGTAAAATATATCATTATCAGGCGGATCCTAACCGGGTGGGGGCTATGTCTAATCGTTCGGTGACTTCTCTTTATACAGACAAACAAGGAACTGTCTGGGTGGGGACCTATTGGGGCGGTGTGAACTTCTTCTCCCCGGAATATCAACATTTTGTACATTATCATGCTTCAGACACCGGATTGTCTTTTCCGGTGGTGGGTGCTATGGCGGAAGATAAATCCGGAAACATATGGATATGTACTGAAGGAGGAGGGCTGGATTTATATCAACCGGAACAAGGAACATTCAAGCATTTTAATGCGCATACCGGATATCATTTTAGTACGGATTATCTGAAAGATGTCGTTTTTGATGAGGTTAATAACTGTTTGTGGATTGCCGCTGACTTTACAAATAAGGTCAACTGTTTTCATCTTGATAACTATCGGAATGACATATATGACCTCGAACCGCTCGGAGAGGAAAGTGTGGGAGAAGCCCTGTTTGCTTTGGCCGATACTCCTCGTAAGTTATATGTCGGCACAACATCAGCAGTTGTCAGTTTGGATAAACAGACCTTAAAAACTGAAGTGTTGCTTCATCAAAAGGAGTTGTTTACACATAATTATAACACTTTGTTGCTTGATTCGAAAAACCGGCTATGGTTTGCTTCCGATGATGGTTGTGTAGCTTATGTGATTGATGAAGGGCGGTTTGAAACGTATAGGATAAGTCTGAAGAAGCAGGTCAGATCTCAAAAAGAGCTGGTCAATGTCATCTATGAAGATCGAAAGGGAAACATTTGGGTAGGAACACATGGCAACGGGCTTTTCTTGTTGGATAAGAAAGACCGTTTGTTTCGCTTACATACTTCTGAAAGCGTATTGTCGGGAGAAAATATCAGAGTGTTGGGCGAAACACCTTCCGGAAATTTGCTGATTGGTACGGGACATGGATTGTCAATGTTGGAACAGAAAGACGGGAAAGTGATAAACTTCAATTCTAAAACAGGATTCCCGCTGACTCTTGTCAACCGGAAATCCATGCATGTATCCCGCAATCATGATATTTATATGGGAGGAGCTACCGGCTTGGTTACCATTCGCGAAAGTAGTTTGTCTTATCCTCCGAAAATATACGATTTGGAGTTGGCGCATTTGTATGTCAATAACAAAGAGATAACCACAGGCGATCAGACCGGAATCCTAAATAAATCTTTTGCCTATACCGACCGGATTAAATTGAATTATTTGCAGAATGTGTTTTCTATCGGTTTCTCGACAGATAATTTTCTGCACATCGGCGGTGGTGAGGTAGAATATCGATTGATAGGTTCTAATGATGAATGGAGTGAGAATCGTTTGGGAAATGATATTACTTATACGAATATATCTCCGGGTGATTATGTTTTTGAGATCAGGCTGAAGAACTTTCCGGAAGTAATCAGATCTCTTCATATAACGATCACACCCCCTTTTTATGCCACCTGGTGGGCCTATACCATTTATATATGTGTGATTCTGACAATTCTATTCTTTGTGGTGAGAGAATATAGAATCCGTTTATTCTTGAAAACATCATTGGACTTTGAACTTCGTGAGAAACAGTATATTGAAGAAATGAACCAATCCAAACTGCGTTTCTTTACTAATATCTCACATGAAATCAGAACCCCTATTACCCTTATCCTGGGGCAGGTTGATTTGCTGCTGAATTCCGGTAAGTTGTCTACCTATGCCTATTCGAAACTACTGAATATACATAAAAATGCCGGTAACCTGAAATCATTGATAACAGAGTTACTTGATTTCCGTAAACAGGAACAGGGACTTTTGAAACTGAAAGTTTCTCAATTTGACTTACATTCTCTACTCGAAGAGCATTATGTTTTGTTCAAAGAATTGGCAGCTAACAGGAATATTTCGTTTGTTTTGCATGCAGAATGTGAGCAATGTCTTGTGTGGGGAGATCGTATGCAACTACAGAAAGTGGTTAATAACCTGTTGTCGAATGCTTTTAAATATACTTCAGACGGTGGAAGTATCAGTATGGAACTGGCTGATGGAACAGATGAATGTATGTTTTCCGTTTCGGACAATGGAGCGGGGATATCTGAGGAAGATTACGTGAAGATATTCGAACGATTCTATCAGGTTGAGAATATAGGACAGTATGGAGGAACGGGTATCGGATTGGCTTTAAGTCAAGGTATTGTGAAAGCTCATCAGGGAGACATAACTGTAGAGAGTCAGTTGGGGAAAGGTTCATGTTTTAAGGTCACTCTGAAAAAGGGGGATGCACACTTTGATTCTTCTGTTGCCCGGGTTGAACCGGAGCAGGATAAGGAATATATTTATTATTCGGAAGATAAAGAACTATTGGTTAAGGAGGTACAGTCGGCTCAAAGTGAGAGTGGGACTACTGACTGCAAGCTATTGGTTATTGATGATAATGAAGAAATCAGAAATATCCTTGTAGATATCTTTTCTCCATTGTACACGGTTGAGACTGCAAGTGATGGTGAAGAAGGGTATGAGAAAGTAAAAATGATGCAACCTGATTTGGTTATTTCGGATATCATGATGCCCGGAATGCCCGGAACGGAATTATGTGCCAAAATTAAGAACAATATAGAAACCTGCCATATCCCCGTCGTTCTTCTGACAGCTCTTAGTGCGCCGGAACGCGAATTGGAAGGATTGAGAATTGGAGCGGATATTTATGTGGTAAAACCATTTAATATGCGGCGGTTGGTTATGCAATGCAATAATCTGATTAATACTCGCAGACTCTTACAGAATAAATATGCCCATCAGCTGGATAGCAAAGCAGAGAAGATTGCAACGAATGAACTCGACCAAAAGTTTATCGAACAAGCGACACAGGTGGTAGAAGATAATATGGAAAATCCCGAATTTAGTGTAGATGTCTTCTCACGTGAGATGGGGGTAGGGCGTACTGTCTTATTTCAGAAGATAAAAGGTATCACGGGAAGTACGCCAAATAATTTTATCATGAACCTGCGTCTGAAAAAAGCGGCATATTTTCTGCTGAATGCTCCGGAAATGAATATATCGGATATTGCTTACCGGTTAGGATTTGGAAATCCTCAATACTTCAATAAATGCTTTAAAGAACTTTTTGATATTGCTCCTACGCAATATCGAAAAGCTCATAATACCTCCTCCGAACCCTCTGTAAAGTGA
- a CDS encoding AraC family transcriptional regulator, which translates to MIEDNSLGLEFKYLIVNDMDRKFGLWVNTVGYQSIPPDSPYPLKEHPSGYFFNAEKGRVLREYQLVYITKGRGLFSSDSTSEKQVCKGRLMVLFPGQWHTYRPLRQTGWTEYYIGFEGPMIDAIVNDAFLSQEQQILEIGINEELVSLFSRALAVAEADKISAQQYLSGIVLHMIGMILSVSKNKFFEMSDVDQKIEQAKIIMNENVAGNVDPEELAMRLNISYSWFRRVFKEYTGYAPAKYFQELKLRKAKQMLVGTSQSVKEISFFLGFQSTEYFFSFFKKRTGLTPLEYRSFGREE; encoded by the coding sequence ATGATCGAGGATAATAGTTTAGGATTAGAATTTAAATATCTGATTGTAAATGACATGGACCGTAAATTCGGCCTGTGGGTAAATACCGTCGGCTATCAGTCCATTCCTCCCGATTCACCTTATCCGTTGAAAGAGCATCCTTCCGGTTACTTCTTTAATGCGGAAAAAGGAAGAGTGCTTCGTGAGTATCAATTGGTTTATATCACCAAGGGACGTGGTTTGTTTTCATCCGATTCTACTTCCGAGAAGCAGGTTTGTAAAGGCCGGCTGATGGTATTGTTTCCCGGACAATGGCATACTTATCGCCCATTGCGGCAGACTGGTTGGACGGAATATTATATCGGTTTCGAGGGGCCTATGATAGACGCCATTGTTAATGATGCTTTTTTGTCGCAAGAACAACAAATACTGGAAATTGGCATTAATGAAGAGTTGGTCTCATTATTCTCCCGTGCTCTTGCTGTGGCCGAAGCAGATAAGATTTCCGCGCAACAATATCTTTCCGGGATTGTGCTCCACATGATAGGAATGATTCTTTCTGTTTCCAAGAATAAGTTTTTTGAGATGAGTGACGTGGATCAGAAGATTGAACAGGCAAAAATCATTATGAATGAAAATGTTGCCGGCAATGTGGACCCGGAAGAGTTGGCTATGCGACTTAATATTAGTTATTCATGGTTCCGACGTGTTTTTAAGGAGTATACAGGCTATGCTCCGGCTAAATATTTTCAGGAATTGAAACTTCGTAAGGCTAAACAAATGTTGGTCGGAACTTCCCAGTCAGTAAAAGAGATTTCTTTTTTTCTAGGTTTCCAGTCAACCGAATATTTTTTCTCTTTTTTCAAGAAACGTACGGGGCTTACTCCATTGGAGTATCGTTCGTTCGGGCGGGAAGAATGA